One Phaseolus vulgaris cultivar G19833 chromosome 11, P. vulgaris v2.0, whole genome shotgun sequence genomic window carries:
- the LOC137834835 gene encoding uncharacterized protein, producing MAMDWFISLPECHITSFTQLSRLFREQYLSNRAPTPVSYDLFDVKQYQGETLKEYISRFGAQVVKVGTSDEPMIVYAFRKGVCPGSFSKSLNRNHPKTFAEVRRRAVEHIASEGEAYDKCTTAAPARPRAQIRTQPARVHEAATEIRNPDRKRTYETRRAQPRGRAERRRERNRPLRHNFVVELKDLIVVPNIADKLRPPTKSDKVLGLHKESWCEFHEAFGHHINNCLALGYQLDELVKNGFLKDYLAGSTTTAATTVPEEGQAHEMPVHGEVHTISGGF from the coding sequence atggctatggattggttcattagcctcccagagtgtcacatcacgtctttcaCACAACTCTCACGactattcagagagcagtatttATCCAATAGGGCCCCAACCCCAGTTTCGTACGACCTTTTTGACgtgaagcaataccaaggggaAACTCTGAAAGAATACATAAGCCGCTTCGGAGCGCAGGTTGTGAAGGTGGGTACCTCAGacgagcccatgatcgtgtacgcatttagGAAGGGTGTGTGTCCTGGATCCTTTAGTAAATCACTTAACCGCAACCACCCTAAAACCTTTGCTGAAGTAAGGCGTAGAGCGGTAGAACACATTGCCTCAGAGGGCGAGGCGTACGATAAGTGCACGACTGCTGCACCCGCACGGCCGAGAGCGCAGATACGCACGCAACCTGCTAGGGTTCACGAAGCTGCCACAGAGATAAGGAACCCAGACAGGAAGCGCACCTACGAGACAAGGAGGGCCCAACCTAGGGGTCGAGCAGAAAGAAGGAGAGAGAGAAATAGGCCGCTAAGGCATAACTTTGTTGTGGAACTCAAAGACCTCattgttgtgcccaacatagctgacaaGTTGAGGCCACCAACAAAgtctgacaaggtgctgggacttcacaaggaatcatggtgcgaattccacgaagcattcgggcaccatattaacaactgcttggcgctgggctatcagttggatgagctcgtgaagaATGGATTTTTAAAGGACTACCTCGCAGGGTCTACTACAACTGCGGCCACGACGGTGCCAGAGGAAGGCCAGGCACACGAGATGCCAGTCCATGGGGAGGTtcacaccatttctggtggCTTCTGA
- the LOC137834849 gene encoding uncharacterized protein yields MYIKVFIKHNLEGAATIFNTPKRAHLPLPLFLPLRGKKLPLKRAKRKTPTVVLDEEEDESTEDGLVCKRKRATTTEPPAVESTSPNYAENPPSASTPFESAGDALPSNTSAAGGAQEQVVDAQSSPQPAVEPTISPPFPDAPLAIQAYEGGGENQSSTPPPTPALPTPVEEVLKAHAAHLSAITAECVEKRLHKMMGEALRDSLSQYEFDIRTQREKASTPRAQVQKLKCDMTMKGLEFSRLENALRDELRSEHKSSAELRQKLNATLLEAVELESRLVPQREKIADLEGALEANKAHMVKLEAWSIEREDLLGKVEADRDQKAKELSEKDKELSESAAKLAQALEENEKLNKQIEELDLSAANVLTSGLGAPLEQFACAYPDLDLSQFSICHEVVDGKIVPSD; encoded by the coding sequence atgtacataaaagtcttcatcaaacacaatcttgaaggggcagcaaccatcttcaacacccCCAAGCGGGCTCACCTTCCCCTGCCACTCTTCCTGCCCCTGAGAGGAAAAAAACTACCATTAAAAAGGGCCAAGAGGAAGACTCCCACGGTGGTATTGGACGAAGAAGAGGACGAGAGCACTGAGGATGGGCTTGTTTGCAAAAGGAAAAGAGCAACCACAACTGAGCCACCAGCAGTTGAAAGCACAAGCCCAAATTATGCAGAGAACCCAcccagcgcctccacacccTTTGAGAGCGCTGGGGATGCTCTCCCATCAAACACCTCAGCTGCTGGGGGCGCTCAAGAGCAAGTTGTGGACGCTCAATCATCCCCCCAACCTGCAGTGGAGCCAACCATCTCACCACCATTCCCTGATGCTCCCCTCGCCATCCAAGCTtatgagggtggtggtgagaacCAATCCTCAACACCTCCTCCAACCCCAGCTCTCCCAACCCCCGTTGAGGAAGTCTTGAAGGCCCACGCCGCTCACCTTAGCGCCATAACTGCTGAGTGCGTGGAAAAACGTCTTCACAAAATGATGGGCGAGGCTCTAAGGGACTCCTTGAGCCAATACGAGTTCGACATCCGCACTCAACGGGAGAAAGCTAGCACTCCGAGGGCCCAAGTCCAAAAACTTAAATGCGATATGACGATGAAAGGACTGGAGTTTTCACGGCTGGAGAACGCCCTAAGGGACGAGCTGCGGAGTGAACATAAAAGTAGCGCTGAGCTGCGCCAAAAACTTAATGCCACACTCTTAGAGGCCGTCGAACTCGAGAGCAGGCTCGTGCCTCAGAGGGAAAAGATAGCTGACCTGGAGGGGGCCCTCGAGGCTAACAAGGCCCACATGGTTAAGCTCGAGGCCTGGTCAATCGAGAGGGAGGACCTTCTGGGAAAAGTTGAAGCTGACAGAGACCAAAAAGCTAAGGAACTAAGCGAGAAAGATAAGGAGTTGAGCGAGTCTGCAGCGAAGCTTGCCCAGGCGCTTGAGGAGAACGAAAAGCTAAATAAACAAATCGAAGAACTCGACCTCAGCGCCGCAAACGTTCTGACTTCAGGGCTTGGCGCGCCCTTGGAGCAGTTCGCTTGCGCTTACCCCGACTTGGATCTCTCTCAGTTCTCGATTTGtcatgaagtggtagatggcAAAATTGTACCTTCAGATTAA